A genome region from Pseudorca crassidens isolate mPseCra1 chromosome 20, mPseCra1.hap1, whole genome shotgun sequence includes the following:
- the PGLYRP1 gene encoding LOW QUALITY PROTEIN: peptidoglycan recognition protein 1 (The sequence of the model RefSeq protein was modified relative to this genomic sequence to represent the inferred CDS: inserted 1 base in 1 codon; deleted 1 base in 1 codon; substituted 2 bases at 2 genomic stop codons): MTRRCALLAWALSAVLSLGAAQEASVSCIPIVPRREWKALASERNQRXDGPVRYAVVSHAAGSAWDTPASCLKQVQNVQHYHVRTLGWCDVGYDFLMGEDRLQYEGRGWNTLGAHSGPTXEPISLGISFMGNYVDRVPPPRAIRAAQSLLACGVAQGFLTPSYEVKGHRDVXQTLSPGYQLYEIIQQWSHYHRV, from the exons ATGACCCGCCGCTGCGCACTGCTCGCCTGGGCCCTCTCC GCAGTCCTCAGCCTCGGAGCGGCTCAAGAAGCCTCGGTAAGCTGCATCCCCATCGTGCCCCGCAGAGAGTGGAAGGCCCTGGCGTCCGAGCGCAACCAGCGCTAAGACGGGCCCGTGCGCTACGCGGTGGTGTCGCACGCAGCGGGCAGCGCCTGGGACACCCCGGCCTCTTGCCTGAAGCAGGTCCAGAACGTGCAGCACTACCACGTGCGGACGCTGGGCTGGTGCGACGTGGGCTACGA cttcctgatgggagaagACAGGCTCCAGTATGAGGGCCGGGGCTGGAACACCTTGGGCGCCCACTCAGGTCCCA TAGAACCCATATCCCTCGGCATCTCCTTCATGGGTAACTATGTGG ATCGGGTGCCCCCGCCCCGCGCCATCAGGGCAGCCCAGAGTCTGCTGGCTTGCGGCGTGGCTCAGGGATTCTTGACTCCTAGCTACGAGGTCAAAGGACACCGGGATGTGTAGCAGACGCTTTCTCCAGGCTACCAGCTCTACGAAATCATCCAGCAATGGTCACACTACCACCGCGTGTAA
- the CCDC61 gene encoding centrosomal protein CCDC61 isoform X1, which produces MLTSRVGRGGASKAQHPGWVAEVTKLRRRGAGRDVRLEQNQRPGWATGRRSQTTGWSHRARMEDAATLAMDQPAGLQVDYVFRGVEHAVRVMVSGQVLELEVEDRMTADQWRAEFDASFIEDLTHKTGNFKQFNIFCNMLESALTQSSESVTLDLLTYTDLESLRNRKMGGRPGPLASRSAQLNSKRYLILIYSVEFDRIHYPLPLPYQGKPDPVVLRGIIRSLKEELSRLRGLDGQDPRDSRETEIWHLREQVSRLSAEKRELEAQLGRSREEALAGRAARQEVEALRGLVRGLELELRQERGLGHRGSGRRSQDCRRLAKELEEVKASERSLRARLKTLNTELAMYKRGRRTTPVVPPSAREDRASTSRERSTSRGRGAARSSSRESDRGGRGQGRPGRPSPSPTGGRVPRFDPTAFVKAKEKKQRAIKMKQQQQRNRLGSGGSGDRPSTSWSRQTRPPAAVTGRGDAANRSRNRSSSVDSFRSRYSSASSCSEFEDFSESLPRGVRRRGKPPSPTTWRGSNTQQKPSPLERGRHQRRLVDSGGWVPIKEYSSDHQAADMAEIDARLKALQEYMNRLDVHS; this is translated from the exons ATGCTGACGTCGCGGGTTGGTAGGGGCGGGGCCTCAAAGGCACAGCACCCCGGCTGGGTTGCGGAGGTCACTAAGCTGAGGCGAAGAGGAGCTGGGAGAGACGTGAGACTGGAACAAAACCAGCGACCAGGATGGGCCACTGGTCGGCGGTCACAGACCACTGGTTGGAGTCACAGAGCAAGGATGGAGGATGCAG CGACACTGGCCATGGACCAGCCAGCTGGCCTGCAGGTGGACTACGTCTTCCGGGGTGTGGAGCATGCCGTGCGGGTGATGGTGTCTGGGCAGGTGCTAGAGCTGGAGGTGGAGGACCGGATGACGGCCGACCAGTGGCGGGCCGAATTCGATGCCAGCT TCATCGAAGATTTGACTCACAAGACAGGGAACTTCAAACAGTTCAACATCTTCTGTAACATGCTGGAGTCGGCCCTCACCCAG AGCAGTGAGTCGGTTACCCTTGACCTGCTGACCTACACAGATCTGGAGTCCCTGCGGAACCGAAAGATGGGGGGCCGCCCAGGCCCCTTGGCCTCGAGATCGGCCCAGCTCAACTCCAAGCGCTACCTGATCCTCATCTACTCTGTGGAGTTTGACAG GATTCACTACCCGCTGCCCCTCCCGTACCAGGGCAAACCAGACCCTGTGGTCCTGCGGGGCATCATTCGCTCACTAAAGGAGGAGCTGAGCCGCCTTCGAGGGCTGGATGGCCAGGACCCTCGGGACAGCCGGGAAACTGAGATCTGGCATCTGCGGGAGCA GGTGTCGCGCTTGTCTGCTGAGAAGCGCGAGCTGGAGGCCCAGCTGGGCAGATCGCGCGAGGAGGCGCTGGCCGGGCGGGCGGCGCGCCAGGAGGTCGAGGCGCTGCGCGGGCTTGTGCGCGGCCTGGAGCTGGAGCTGCGGCAGGAGCGCGGCCTCGGGCACCGCGGGTCCGGCCGCCGAAGCCAGGATTGCCGCCGCCTGGCCAAGGAG CTAGAGGAGGTGAAGGCGTCGGAGCGGAGCCTGCGTGCCCGGCTGAAGACGCTGAACACCGAGCTGGCCATGTACAAGAGGGG GAGACGGACTACACCGGTGGTGCCGCCCTCGGCCCGGGAAGATCGGGCTTCGACGTCTCGGGAGCGCTCCACGTCGCGTGGCCGTGGCGCTGCCCGCTCCTCATCCCGGGAGAGCGACCGCGGGGGCCGGGGTCAAGGCCGCCCTGGCCGCCCCTCGCCCTCGCCCACAG GTGGTCGCGTGCCCCGTTTCGACCCAACAGCCTTTGTGAAAGCCAAGGAGAAGAAGCAGAGAGCGATCAAGATGAA gcagcagcagcagcgaaaCCGATTGGGCAGCGGAGGAAGCGGGGACCGTCCATCCACCTCCTGGTCTCGCCAAACTCGACCCCCCGCAGCCGTGACCGGTCGAGGAGACGCGGCTAACCGCTCCCGAAACCGCAGCTCCTCGG tGGACAGTTTCCGCAGCCGCTACTCGTCCGCCAGCTCCTGCAGCGAGTTCGAGGATTTCTCTGAATCCCTCCCTAGAGG CGTTCGTCGCCGGGGGAAGCCGCCCAGCCCCACCACCTGGAGGGGGTCCAATACG CAGCAGAAACCTAGCCCCCTGGAACGCGGCCGCCATCAGAGACGCCTGGTGGACTCGGGGGGCTGGGTCCCCATCAAAG AGTACAGCTCGGACCACCAGGCAGCTGACATGGCCGAAATCGACGCCCGCCTGAAGGCCTTGCAGGAATACATGAACAGACTGGACGTGCACTCGTGA
- the CCDC61 gene encoding centrosomal protein CCDC61 isoform X2, with amino-acid sequence MDQPAGLQVDYVFRGVEHAVRVMVSGQVLELEVEDRMTADQWRAEFDASFIEDLTHKTGNFKQFNIFCNMLESALTQSSESVTLDLLTYTDLESLRNRKMGGRPGPLASRSAQLNSKRYLILIYSVEFDRIHYPLPLPYQGKPDPVVLRGIIRSLKEELSRLRGLDGQDPRDSRETEIWHLREQVSRLSAEKRELEAQLGRSREEALAGRAARQEVEALRGLVRGLELELRQERGLGHRGSGRRSQDCRRLAKELEEVKASERSLRARLKTLNTELAMYKRGRRTTPVVPPSAREDRASTSRERSTSRGRGAARSSSRESDRGGRGQGRPGRPSPSPTGGRVPRFDPTAFVKAKEKKQRAIKMKQQQQRNRLGSGGSGDRPSTSWSRQTRPPAAVTGRGDAANRSRNRSSSVDSFRSRYSSASSCSEFEDFSESLPRGVRRRGKPPSPTTWRGSNTQQKPSPLERGRHQRRLVDSGGWVPIKEYSSDHQAADMAEIDARLKALQEYMNRLDVHS; translated from the exons ATGGACCAGCCAGCTGGCCTGCAGGTGGACTACGTCTTCCGGGGTGTGGAGCATGCCGTGCGGGTGATGGTGTCTGGGCAGGTGCTAGAGCTGGAGGTGGAGGACCGGATGACGGCCGACCAGTGGCGGGCCGAATTCGATGCCAGCT TCATCGAAGATTTGACTCACAAGACAGGGAACTTCAAACAGTTCAACATCTTCTGTAACATGCTGGAGTCGGCCCTCACCCAG AGCAGTGAGTCGGTTACCCTTGACCTGCTGACCTACACAGATCTGGAGTCCCTGCGGAACCGAAAGATGGGGGGCCGCCCAGGCCCCTTGGCCTCGAGATCGGCCCAGCTCAACTCCAAGCGCTACCTGATCCTCATCTACTCTGTGGAGTTTGACAG GATTCACTACCCGCTGCCCCTCCCGTACCAGGGCAAACCAGACCCTGTGGTCCTGCGGGGCATCATTCGCTCACTAAAGGAGGAGCTGAGCCGCCTTCGAGGGCTGGATGGCCAGGACCCTCGGGACAGCCGGGAAACTGAGATCTGGCATCTGCGGGAGCA GGTGTCGCGCTTGTCTGCTGAGAAGCGCGAGCTGGAGGCCCAGCTGGGCAGATCGCGCGAGGAGGCGCTGGCCGGGCGGGCGGCGCGCCAGGAGGTCGAGGCGCTGCGCGGGCTTGTGCGCGGCCTGGAGCTGGAGCTGCGGCAGGAGCGCGGCCTCGGGCACCGCGGGTCCGGCCGCCGAAGCCAGGATTGCCGCCGCCTGGCCAAGGAG CTAGAGGAGGTGAAGGCGTCGGAGCGGAGCCTGCGTGCCCGGCTGAAGACGCTGAACACCGAGCTGGCCATGTACAAGAGGGG GAGACGGACTACACCGGTGGTGCCGCCCTCGGCCCGGGAAGATCGGGCTTCGACGTCTCGGGAGCGCTCCACGTCGCGTGGCCGTGGCGCTGCCCGCTCCTCATCCCGGGAGAGCGACCGCGGGGGCCGGGGTCAAGGCCGCCCTGGCCGCCCCTCGCCCTCGCCCACAG GTGGTCGCGTGCCCCGTTTCGACCCAACAGCCTTTGTGAAAGCCAAGGAGAAGAAGCAGAGAGCGATCAAGATGAA gcagcagcagcagcgaaaCCGATTGGGCAGCGGAGGAAGCGGGGACCGTCCATCCACCTCCTGGTCTCGCCAAACTCGACCCCCCGCAGCCGTGACCGGTCGAGGAGACGCGGCTAACCGCTCCCGAAACCGCAGCTCCTCGG tGGACAGTTTCCGCAGCCGCTACTCGTCCGCCAGCTCCTGCAGCGAGTTCGAGGATTTCTCTGAATCCCTCCCTAGAGG CGTTCGTCGCCGGGGGAAGCCGCCCAGCCCCACCACCTGGAGGGGGTCCAATACG CAGCAGAAACCTAGCCCCCTGGAACGCGGCCGCCATCAGAGACGCCTGGTGGACTCGGGGGGCTGGGTCCCCATCAAAG AGTACAGCTCGGACCACCAGGCAGCTGACATGGCCGAAATCGACGCCCGCCTGAAGGCCTTGCAGGAATACATGAACAGACTGGACGTGCACTCGTGA